A region from the Salicibibacter cibarius genome encodes:
- a CDS encoding Gfo/Idh/MocA family protein: protein MNRIKMAVVGAGVMGQLHAKTISECDSAELVAIVDLNEEVGKKIADEYGVTYISSIEKAVENEIDAYSIVLPDRLHVDAAVTVLKAGKAALVEKPLADTLEGAKRIDEAAKEGNGRYMVGHIMRFDPRYSSAAKYVQEGNVGEPVHIHAKRFSYQDVGLRMNGSSSVCFYLGVHDVDALQWISGQRIRKVYARSVSKIMPDNGVESEDAIFASLEFENGAIGNLGISWSIPDYVPSGINANLELVGTQGLLQIDTSDHGLSLMNRDAIQLPDALHWPEVNGRVYGNLREEISHFASSVRDNEKFIISEDDALQTVAVNDAILKSVQDKKEVEVERF from the coding sequence ATGAATAGAATAAAGATGGCTGTTGTAGGCGCTGGTGTGATGGGGCAATTGCATGCAAAAACTATCTCAGAGTGTGATTCCGCAGAGTTGGTGGCAATTGTTGATCTGAATGAAGAGGTAGGTAAGAAAATTGCTGATGAGTACGGCGTAACTTATATATCTTCTATTGAAAAAGCCGTAGAAAATGAAATAGATGCGTATTCCATTGTATTACCAGACCGTTTACATGTTGATGCTGCTGTCACTGTTCTCAAGGCAGGAAAAGCAGCTCTCGTTGAAAAACCTTTAGCAGATACACTGGAAGGAGCAAAAAGAATTGACGAAGCAGCTAAAGAAGGTAATGGGCGGTATATGGTTGGTCACATAATGAGGTTTGATCCACGATATTCAAGTGCAGCAAAGTATGTACAAGAGGGAAATGTTGGTGAGCCTGTACATATTCATGCAAAAAGATTTTCCTACCAAGATGTTGGTTTAAGAATGAATGGTTCAAGTTCCGTTTGCTTCTATTTAGGTGTTCACGATGTAGATGCCCTTCAATGGATATCAGGTCAGAGAATCCGCAAAGTTTATGCACGCTCTGTTTCCAAAATCATGCCTGATAATGGGGTGGAATCAGAAGATGCTATTTTTGCTTCACTTGAATTTGAAAACGGTGCCATAGGTAATTTAGGAATTAGCTGGTCCATTCCTGATTATGTTCCATCGGGTATTAACGCGAATTTGGAATTAGTAGGAACTCAAGGTCTCCTTCAAATTGATACCTCTGATCACGGTTTATCATTGATGAATCGAGACGCCATTCAATTACCAGATGCACTGCATTGGCCAGAAGTAAATGGGAGGGTATACGGAAATTTGAGGGAAGAGATTTCGCATTTTGCAAGTTCAGTAAGAGATAATGAAAAGTTTATTATCAGTGAGGATGATGCTTTACAAACAGTAGCTGTAAATGATGCTATATTAAAATCAGTTCAAGACAAAAAAGAGGTTGAAGTAGAGAGATTTTAA
- a CDS encoding helix-turn-helix transcriptional regulator: protein MDHINDELEFLQKMIKGIAKQFGKNCETVLLDLSNPEVYGSGRIVAIENSHVTGRSIGDTGTNLGLEVLRDSSKEGDKFNYLARSVSGRMLKCSTIFIRNNENVPIGSICINFDVTEFEMAESTIRTLTAEEEIDTKTKEVFVNNVNDVLDVLIQEAQDMMGKPVAFMTRKEKMKSIEYLDSKGAFLIKKAGDKICSYYDISKYTLYNYLDEARQENKKESILRRGEKNE, encoded by the coding sequence TTGGATCATATTAATGATGAGTTAGAATTTCTGCAGAAAATGATCAAAGGAATTGCAAAGCAATTTGGGAAAAACTGTGAAACTGTTTTGCTAGATTTATCAAATCCTGAAGTTTATGGGAGTGGTCGAATTGTAGCTATTGAAAATAGCCACGTAACCGGAAGAAGTATCGGAGATACCGGAACTAATTTAGGTCTTGAAGTCCTTCGTGATAGTAGCAAGGAAGGGGATAAATTCAACTATTTAGCTCGTTCGGTATCGGGTCGAATGCTAAAATGTTCAACCATATTTATTAGAAATAATGAAAACGTTCCCATAGGAAGTATATGTATTAACTTTGATGTTACTGAATTTGAAATGGCTGAAAGTACGATTAGAACATTGACCGCAGAAGAAGAAATCGATACAAAAACAAAAGAAGTATTTGTAAACAACGTTAATGACGTATTAGATGTTTTAATTCAAGAAGCACAAGATATGATGGGAAAGCCAGTAGCATTTATGACCAGAAAAGAAAAAATGAAAAGTATTGAGTATTTAGATTCTAAAGGCGCCTTTTTAATTAAAAAGGCTGGAGATAAAATATGTTCCTATTATGATATCTCAAAATACACACTATATAACTATCTTGATGAGGCTAGACAAGAAAATAAAAAAGAATCAATTTTAAGAAGGGGAGAAAAGAATGAATAG
- a CDS encoding IS1380 family transposase has product MATLSQITLDFNRKVKLSNDGGALSSDSGEVLFREFDEKLGFFHTLDKHLQDERLYHEHSNEQMLRQKIYQMIAGYDEDDAADQLTDDPVFKHIIGTDALASQSSLPRFFARFNTGSIQQLNQANQALLDKVHQVRGSKSLIFDLDSTHADTYGEQESTDYNAHYGTVGYHPLVAFDGITGDFMKAQLRPGNVYTSNGVVDFMKPLITHYNETFPETIPFLRGDSGFAVPGLYELCKEESVYYVIRLKSNANLQRLADQLHPATPPSDVTQTECYYEETEYQAKSWSKPRKVIIQSVRPAGELFFTHAFFVTSLFDAFSPKDIVRSYQKRGTMENDIQEAKNGFGLDQMSSHSFHANETRMMFSLLAYNFTNWLRTLCFPEEQKSMQIQTIRAKVIKVASKLVKSGRSLYFKLSSSFVYQSFFWKVLQRIQTLKLE; this is encoded by the coding sequence ATGGCTACTTTATCTCAAATAACCCTGGATTTCAATCGCAAGGTGAAGCTGTCGAATGATGGAGGTGCTCTTTCCTCGGATTCAGGAGAGGTCTTATTTAGAGAGTTCGATGAAAAACTTGGGTTCTTCCATACCTTGGATAAACACCTGCAAGACGAGAGGCTTTACCATGAACATTCGAATGAACAGATGCTTCGCCAAAAGATTTATCAGATGATTGCCGGCTACGACGAAGATGATGCGGCGGATCAATTAACGGACGATCCTGTATTCAAACACATCATTGGAACGGATGCGTTAGCGTCTCAATCCAGTTTACCCCGATTTTTTGCACGGTTTAATACGGGATCGATCCAACAATTAAATCAAGCCAACCAAGCGCTTTTAGACAAGGTTCATCAAGTAAGAGGCTCAAAGAGCCTTATCTTTGATTTGGATTCCACGCATGCCGATACATACGGTGAACAAGAATCAACCGATTACAATGCACATTATGGCACCGTAGGCTACCATCCTCTCGTTGCTTTCGATGGGATCACCGGTGATTTTATGAAGGCTCAACTACGCCCGGGAAACGTCTATACGTCCAACGGGGTTGTGGATTTTATGAAACCCTTGATCACCCATTACAATGAAACATTTCCGGAAACGATCCCATTTTTGCGTGGAGACAGTGGTTTTGCGGTTCCGGGGCTGTATGAGTTATGTAAAGAGGAATCCGTCTATTACGTGATTCGCTTGAAATCCAATGCCAACCTGCAACGACTGGCCGATCAACTCCATCCGGCAACGCCGCCATCTGACGTTACACAAACCGAATGTTATTATGAGGAAACTGAATATCAAGCAAAATCATGGTCCAAGCCCAGAAAAGTCATCATTCAATCTGTGCGTCCGGCAGGCGAATTGTTTTTCACGCATGCATTCTTTGTGACAAGCCTATTCGATGCCTTCTCTCCCAAGGATATCGTCCGTTCCTACCAAAAACGTGGCACGATGGAGAATGATATCCAGGAAGCCAAAAATGGTTTTGGCCTGGATCAAATGAGCAGCCATTCGTTTCACGCTAACGAAACAAGGATGATGTTTAGCTTATTAGCGTACAATTTCACCAACTGGCTACGTACCCTTTGTTTTCCGGAAGAACAAAAAAGCATGCAAATCCAAACCATACGAGCAAAGGTCATCAAAGTGGCAAGCAAATTGGTGAAATCAGGACGTTCGCTTTATTTCAAATTATCTTCGAGCTTTGTCTATCAAAGCTTTTTCTGGAAGGTTCTCCAGCGCATTCAAACACTAAAACTAGAGTGA
- a CDS encoding SCO family protein yields MISLIRRKIIDESCGWLYGSGAADDGTDLSESELYVNDFSFMKQDEETITNEELKGTYWVANMVFTRCPTVCNMMTPNMASLQVDLQEQGLEILIVSFTVDPDFDDPEQLQSYGENYNADFDSWHFLTG; encoded by the coding sequence ATGATTTCTTTGATCAGGAGGAAGATCATAGATGAAAGTTGCGGTTGGTTATACGGATCAGGGGCAGCCGATGATGGCACCGATTTATCGGAATCAGAGTTATACGTGAATGACTTTTCCTTTATGAAGCAAGATGAGGAAACGATCACGAACGAAGAGTTAAAAGGGACCTATTGGGTTGCCAATATGGTATTTACACGTTGTCCAACGGTGTGCAATATGATGACGCCGAATATGGCGAGTTTACAAGTGGATCTTCAAGAACAAGGATTGGAGATTCTCATCGTGTCGTTCACCGTTGATCCGGACTTTGATGATCCCGAACAATTACAGTCTTATGGAGAGAATTACAACGCTGATTTTGACAGTTGGCATTTTCTCACCGGGTAA
- a CDS encoding redoxin domain-containing protein, which yields MKKGILIVIVIGALGWAIFDFVMSSDDSADEDVVVSNNGDDSSPPAGVEDIDESDDEVGLEAGDIPPDFEVTTLEGETVQLSDYHGERVMLNFWATWCPPCRAEMPDMQKLYDEEDVVILAVNMTDTESNVGEVADFIDELELTFPVPMDEEADIMDTYQVIAYPTTFMIDSNGRIHNVSLGAMNHEQMLQQLESME from the coding sequence ATGAAAAAAGGCATTCTCATTGTCATTGTGATCGGAGCGCTTGGCTGGGCCATCTTTGATTTTGTAATGTCATCGGATGATTCAGCAGATGAAGATGTCGTTGTTTCAAATAATGGTGATGATTCTTCACCACCGGCGGGGGTGGAAGACATTGATGAATCAGATGATGAAGTCGGATTGGAAGCAGGGGATATCCCTCCCGATTTTGAGGTGACCACATTGGAGGGGGAAACGGTGCAATTATCCGATTATCATGGAGAACGCGTGATGCTTAATTTCTGGGCAACCTGGTGTCCGCCGTGTCGGGCGGAAATGCCTGATATGCAAAAACTTTATGATGAAGAGGATGTTGTCATATTGGCTGTGAATATGACAGATACGGAAAGTAATGTGGGAGAGGTTGCAGACTTTATAGATGAACTTGAATTAACGTTCCCGGTGCCGATGGATGAAGAAGCTGATATCATGGATACCTATCAGGTTATTGCATATCCGACAACATTTATGATTGATTCCAATGGAAGAATACACAATGTTTCCCTGGGTGCTATGAATCACGAGCAAATGCTGCAACAGTTGGAATCGATGGAATAG
- a CDS encoding cytochrome c biogenesis CcdA family protein, giving the protein MLVVGMMLALGAGALSFLSPCVLPIFPAYMSYITGISVKELQGDHDTKIRRQLLSHSLFFLLGVSLVFIGLGAGASFLGQWVQNLLIGDTGLLIQRIAGIFIIFMGLFVAGWITIPTLMKEKRLSYKKKPVGFMGTFFVGLGFAAGWTPCIGPIFGSILLLAASNPGQGVFYTMFYVIGFALPFIILTFFLGSTTWIVRHSGVIMKVGGALMVIMGLVLFLGLMPAISTFLLDLIDDTWMSKLG; this is encoded by the coding sequence ATGCTGGTAGTCGGTATGATGTTAGCGCTCGGTGCAGGTGCGTTGTCCTTCTTATCTCCTTGTGTATTGCCGATCTTTCCTGCCTACATGTCCTACATTACCGGCATTAGTGTCAAAGAACTACAAGGGGATCATGATACGAAAATTCGCCGTCAGCTACTAAGCCATTCATTGTTCTTCTTGCTGGGGGTATCGCTGGTCTTTATCGGCCTGGGTGCCGGTGCCTCCTTTTTGGGGCAATGGGTGCAAAATTTATTAATCGGTGATACCGGTTTGCTTATCCAACGCATTGCCGGGATATTTATTATATTCATGGGGTTGTTTGTTGCCGGATGGATTACGATCCCGACGCTGATGAAGGAAAAACGTTTAAGCTATAAGAAAAAGCCGGTCGGATTTATGGGGACATTTTTCGTCGGCTTGGGCTTTGCTGCCGGGTGGACACCTTGTATCGGGCCGATTTTTGGATCTATTTTGCTCCTTGCGGCATCCAATCCGGGACAGGGCGTATTCTACACAATGTTTTATGTCATTGGCTTTGCACTGCCTTTCATTATTTTAACGTTTTTCCTCGGGTCAACGACATGGATTGTGCGGCACAGCGGGGTGATTATGAAGGTTGGCGGAGCGCTTATGGTTATTATGGGTCTGGTTCTATTCTTAGGTTTGATGCCGGCTATTTCCACATTTTTGCTTGATTTGATCGATGATACGTGGATGTCAAAACTTGGGTAA
- a CDS encoding cytochrome c biogenesis CcdA family protein, giving the protein MDDASLGIAFMAGLISFFSPCIFPLLPAYLAQLTGANVSSGAINADRRLIFSRSIGFILGFTIIFLLLGLSSTLLGSWFNQYGSAIMQVGGIIITVFGLQMTGFISIRALFTEKRVAKTPKKATGFSGSVLFGLVFAAGWSPCIGITLGSILTLAGTSGTMFTGSTMLFAYSMGLGVPFIGISLLYAQSFQKLGSINRFLPAIQKGSGVIMIILGILLFTGYFETIAMYLGQYVPSWMI; this is encoded by the coding sequence ATGGATGACGCATCGCTTGGCATTGCTTTTATGGCAGGTCTTATATCGTTCTTTTCCCCATGTATTTTTCCATTGCTCCCGGCTTATTTAGCTCAATTGACCGGCGCCAATGTCTCATCGGGGGCGATCAATGCGGATCGAAGATTGATTTTTTCCCGAAGTATTGGCTTTATACTTGGTTTTACGATTATTTTCTTGTTGCTGGGATTATCCTCAACCTTGCTTGGGTCTTGGTTTAATCAGTACGGTAGCGCCATTATGCAAGTTGGCGGCATCATCATCACAGTATTTGGATTACAAATGACAGGGTTCATTTCCATTCGAGCCTTATTTACCGAAAAACGAGTAGCAAAGACTCCGAAAAAAGCTACGGGCTTTTCCGGATCGGTGCTGTTTGGTCTTGTATTTGCGGCTGGATGGAGCCCTTGCATTGGCATCACACTCGGTTCCATTCTCACTCTTGCTGGCACATCCGGGACAATGTTTACCGGATCGACGATGCTTTTTGCTTATTCAATGGGACTGGGGGTCCCATTTATAGGGATTTCGCTCCTTTATGCGCAATCTTTCCAGAAGCTTGGCTCCATCAATCGTTTTTTACCGGCCATTCAAAAAGGGAGTGGCGTTATTATGATTATCTTGGGTATTCTTCTTTTTACGGGTTATTTTGAGACAATCGCGATGTATTTAGGACAGTATGTCCCGTCCTGGATGATATAA
- a CDS encoding sensor histidine kinase, with product MNRIFYKLGGSIMILFLIVLLPLGYVMIQIFTNYNDVHLYEDTEEMASHYATILAVVDDSDIEPLIQSLDHETPRKIMITDPSGNVVEDCGISGFHPPEHDVGTFTDPNDQQEYIYAGEQVQGNDIGEVFIFSPSDRMDQSTVQIQQALFLSGIGALLLAFGFTFIASRQFSNPLQEMERAAQQMTRGELDVEVPVETRDELGSLSHSTNELARELKRYRNNRQAFFSNVSHELRTPLSYIQGYCDALKKELYQDEMEKQQFIDIIHEEAHRMNRMIHDLFELSRMEEGHFPLNLELVHIEDVINRTKTKVAAEAKQKNISLSEDIEENLPLIAADSFRLEQIFTNLLQNAVNYSENGHVWIEVSLKNEDIEVKITDTGSGIATEDLPYIFERFYRGEKSRARDFGGTGLGLAIAKQLTELQYGSIQVESEPGKGTAFVLRFPEAKEGEE from the coding sequence ATGAATAGGATTTTTTATAAGCTTGGCGGGTCAATTATGATTTTGTTCCTTATTGTCCTGCTTCCGTTAGGTTATGTGATGATCCAGATTTTTACCAACTATAATGACGTCCATTTGTACGAAGATACGGAAGAAATGGCTTCTCATTATGCAACCATTCTTGCTGTGGTTGATGACTCTGACATAGAACCCCTTATTCAATCGTTGGATCATGAGACACCTCGAAAGATAATGATCACTGATCCGAGTGGAAATGTTGTAGAAGATTGCGGCATCAGTGGTTTTCATCCCCCGGAACATGACGTAGGAACATTTACAGATCCAAATGATCAGCAAGAATATATTTATGCTGGAGAACAGGTGCAAGGTAATGATATAGGGGAGGTCTTTATCTTTTCCCCTTCAGATCGCATGGATCAGTCGACCGTTCAAATACAACAGGCGTTGTTTCTATCAGGAATTGGTGCCCTTCTTCTTGCTTTTGGTTTTACGTTTATCGCCTCCAGACAATTTTCCAATCCTCTTCAGGAGATGGAAAGAGCGGCACAGCAAATGACGAGGGGCGAGCTGGACGTGGAAGTACCTGTAGAAACAAGAGATGAGTTGGGTTCCCTCTCCCATTCTACGAATGAGTTGGCACGCGAACTAAAAAGATACCGAAATAATCGCCAAGCTTTTTTTTCGAACGTGTCCCATGAATTACGGACGCCACTTTCCTATATCCAGGGATATTGTGATGCACTAAAAAAAGAGCTTTATCAGGATGAGATGGAAAAACAACAGTTTATCGATATTATTCATGAAGAAGCACATCGCATGAATCGCATGATCCATGATTTATTTGAATTATCCCGAATGGAAGAAGGGCATTTTCCCTTAAACCTTGAACTCGTCCATATCGAGGATGTCATCAATCGTACCAAAACAAAGGTGGCTGCCGAAGCAAAGCAAAAGAACATATCCTTGAGCGAAGATATAGAAGAAAACCTTCCGCTCATTGCAGCAGACAGTTTCCGCCTGGAACAGATCTTCACAAATTTGCTGCAAAACGCGGTGAATTACTCGGAGAACGGCCATGTTTGGATTGAAGTATCTTTGAAAAATGAGGATATAGAAGTGAAGATTACGGATACGGGAAGCGGGATCGCGACTGAAGATCTTCCCTACATTTTCGAACGTTTCTATCGTGGTGAAAAGTCCAGAGCTCGGGATTTTGGAGGAACAGGTTTAGGACTTGCCATCGCAAAACAATTAACGGAACTTCAATATGGAAGCATTCAAGTAGAAAGTGAGCCTGGAAAAGGGACGGCATTTGTGCTGCGGTTTCCGGAAGCAAAGGAGGGAGAAGAATGA
- a CDS encoding response regulator transcription factor codes for MAERILIVDDERKMRQLIGLYLTEEGYELDEASSGMEAIQMAINQSYDAIILDIMMPRTDGWEVCKRLRIAGSPVGILILTAKTEVEDRVKGLDLGADDYLVKPFAPEELVARVKALLRRKFSPVNEGQTEITAGALFIQPDRYGVKVAGQAVDFTAKEFEILYLMANHPERVYTRENVIEQIWSIESEWQDPRTIDTHIKNIRTKLKKAGLSFNPIKTVWGVGYTFNTTEGK; via the coding sequence GTGGCCGAACGTATACTCATTGTAGATGACGAGCGAAAAATGCGACAGTTGATCGGACTTTATTTAACAGAGGAAGGCTATGAACTTGATGAAGCAAGTTCCGGGATGGAAGCGATACAAATGGCAATCAATCAAAGCTACGATGCTATCATTTTGGATATTATGATGCCGCGGACCGATGGCTGGGAAGTTTGTAAACGTCTGCGTATCGCAGGGTCCCCTGTAGGCATTTTGATACTCACAGCGAAAACAGAAGTGGAAGATAGGGTCAAAGGGCTGGATCTTGGGGCGGATGATTATCTCGTCAAACCATTTGCACCGGAGGAACTCGTCGCACGTGTGAAAGCATTGCTCAGACGTAAATTTAGCCCGGTAAACGAAGGGCAGACAGAGATCACAGCCGGCGCATTATTTATTCAACCGGATCGCTACGGCGTAAAAGTGGCGGGACAAGCCGTCGACTTTACTGCAAAGGAATTCGAGATCTTATATTTGATGGCTAACCATCCCGAACGGGTGTATACAAGGGAGAACGTCATCGAGCAGATTTGGTCAATCGAGAGTGAATGGCAAGATCCTCGAACGATTGATACCCATATTAAAAATATCCGAACGAAGTTAAAAAAGGCAGGTCTGTCATTTAACCCAATAAAGACCGTGTGGGGAGTGGGGTACACATTTAATACAACGGAAGGGAAATAG
- a CDS encoding MFS transporter, with the protein MTNDISDVAQEYIEHPEKQKQLYKRTLIIVVISQMFGGAGLAAGITVGALLAEEMLGTNALAGLPAALFTLGSAGAALAVGRLSNRFGRRMGLATGFITGGLGAVGVVLAAIISNVFLLFASLLIYGAGTATNLQARYAGTDLATTKQRGTAVSIAMVATTFGAVAGPNLVEVMGDFALSIGIPELAGPFILAAAAFILAGLMLFVFLRPDPFIIALKINANKQNTEPDEALEINHINKKGITVGAIIMVLAQLVMLAIMTMTPIHMEHHGHSLNAIGIVIGIHVGAMYLPSLITGMLVDKVGRPAMAIASGVTLLLSGVIAAIAPGGSLFYMIVALALLGIGWNFGLISGTALIVDSTEASTRAKTQGTVDVFMALAGTTGGALSGMVVAGSSFETMSFVGGILSLMLIPVVMWSRKGNKESQAQF; encoded by the coding sequence ATGACTAATGACATAAGTGATGTAGCACAAGAATATATCGAGCATCCGGAAAAACAAAAACAACTATATAAACGTACATTGATCATTGTCGTGATTTCGCAAATGTTTGGTGGGGCAGGATTAGCTGCAGGAATAACCGTTGGCGCTTTGCTTGCAGAAGAAATGCTTGGCACAAATGCACTTGCAGGGCTCCCCGCTGCTTTGTTTACGTTGGGCTCAGCAGGCGCTGCGTTAGCCGTAGGAAGACTTTCCAATCGTTTTGGAAGGCGCATGGGTCTTGCCACAGGCTTTATAACAGGCGGGCTTGGAGCCGTAGGCGTTGTGTTGGCAGCGATTATAAGTAACGTTTTCTTATTATTTGCTTCCTTACTCATATATGGTGCAGGAACGGCAACCAATTTACAAGCCCGATATGCAGGCACAGATTTGGCAACAACCAAGCAACGGGGGACTGCTGTAAGTATAGCGATGGTGGCCACGACATTTGGTGCTGTTGCAGGTCCGAACTTAGTAGAAGTTATGGGGGACTTCGCTCTCTCTATTGGTATTCCGGAACTCGCCGGGCCATTTATTTTGGCCGCAGCAGCGTTTATTTTAGCAGGACTCATGTTATTTGTTTTTTTACGTCCGGATCCATTCATTATAGCGTTAAAAATAAATGCGAATAAGCAAAATACGGAACCTGACGAGGCACTAGAGATAAATCACATAAATAAAAAAGGAATAACCGTTGGTGCGATCATTATGGTGCTTGCCCAACTTGTCATGCTTGCGATTATGACAATGACACCTATCCATATGGAACATCATGGCCACAGTTTAAACGCGATCGGAATTGTTATTGGCATTCACGTAGGTGCCATGTACCTTCCGTCACTCATTACGGGAATGCTTGTTGATAAAGTTGGTCGCCCTGCCATGGCGATTGCTTCCGGAGTTACACTACTCCTTTCGGGCGTCATAGCAGCCATCGCGCCTGGAGGTTCTCTATTCTATATGATCGTTGCGCTTGCTTTACTTGGAATCGGATGGAATTTTGGGTTGATCAGTGGTACAGCTCTCATTGTTGATTCAACAGAAGCATCCACACGTGCTAAAACACAAGGAACAGTGGATGTTTTTATGGCCTTAGCAGGAACAACCGGTGGCGCCTTGTCGGGAATGGTTGTCGCCGGTTCAAGTTTTGAAACCATGTCATTTGTTGGAGGAATTTTATCGTTGATGCTCATTCCAGTTGTTATGTGGTCCCGTAAAGGTAATAAAGAGTCTCAAGCTCAATTTTAA
- a CDS encoding ArsR/SmtB family transcription factor: MENERHLKNVLYQEFARIGKSLSSPKRLEVLDLLSQGPKSVEALSKATTMSVANVSQHLQTLNNARMVKFRKEGNYVIYELADDIISDFINSLHTLSEKQFAQVQQIKQTFLNANMGMDGVSLSELNDRMEKGEVLLLDVRPKEEYENAHIPGAVSMPVEELREKLSSLPTNSDVVAYCRGPYCLLSVEAVEFLRSQGIHAYRLENTVQDWNEFQEHLH; encoded by the coding sequence ATGGAAAATGAAAGACATTTAAAAAATGTATTGTATCAAGAGTTTGCAAGAATAGGGAAAAGTCTTTCCAGTCCAAAGCGTCTGGAGGTCCTTGACCTTTTATCTCAAGGTCCCAAGTCGGTGGAAGCATTATCAAAAGCAACGACGATGTCTGTGGCGAACGTATCCCAACATTTACAAACGCTTAACAATGCCAGAATGGTCAAGTTTCGGAAGGAAGGCAATTATGTGATTTATGAACTGGCAGATGATATCATTTCCGACTTTATCAATTCCCTGCACACCTTGTCAGAAAAGCAATTTGCACAGGTGCAACAAATTAAACAGACGTTTTTAAATGCCAATATGGGCATGGACGGGGTTTCGCTTTCAGAACTTAACGACCGTATGGAAAAGGGTGAAGTTTTATTGTTGGATGTCAGGCCGAAAGAAGAATATGAAAATGCTCATATTCCGGGTGCTGTTTCCATGCCTGTTGAAGAACTAAGGGAAAAACTTTCTTCTTTACCGACAAACAGCGATGTTGTCGCCTACTGTCGAGGGCCATACTGTTTGCTATCGGTAGAGGCTGTAGAGTTTTTAAGGAGTCAGGGCATTCATGCTTATCGTTTAGAAAACACCGTTCAAGATTGGAATGAGTTTCAGGAGCATTTACATTAA
- a CDS encoding PaaI family thioesterase, translating to MEEKAMKAIQDDYPDDFACCYGCGRLNESGYRLRTGWSGENTVTIYTPRPEHTGGIPDFVYGGLLASLIDCHGTGSASLYLHRKNGNEIGDGIHPPRFVTSSLNVDYKHPTPIGEPLKAIGTVEEIHPKKYKVYTEVFATDNLVVTGEVVAVLMPKTFRKENT from the coding sequence ATGGAGGAAAAAGCAATGAAAGCGATTCAAGATGATTACCCTGATGATTTTGCTTGCTGTTATGGGTGTGGTCGATTAAATGAAAGCGGTTACCGTCTCCGGACAGGCTGGAGCGGTGAAAATACGGTAACAATTTATACGCCACGTCCCGAGCATACAGGAGGTATCCCGGACTTTGTTTACGGTGGTTTGCTAGCGTCGTTAATTGATTGTCATGGAACTGGGTCAGCATCTTTGTATTTGCACCGCAAGAATGGAAATGAAATCGGTGACGGGATTCATCCGCCGAGATTCGTGACAAGTTCTCTAAACGTCGATTACAAACATCCAACTCCGATAGGAGAACCATTAAAAGCAATTGGAACAGTCGAAGAAATCCATCCAAAAAAGTATAAAGTCTACACGGAGGTATTTGCAACGGACAATCTCGTTGTTACTGGGGAAGTAGTGGCTGTGCTAATGCCAAAAACATTTAGGAAGGAAAATACCTAG